A single region of the Ornithorhynchus anatinus isolate Pmale09 chromosome 13, mOrnAna1.pri.v4, whole genome shotgun sequence genome encodes:
- the ZBTB47 gene encoding zinc finger and BTB domain-containing protein 47 → MLIVEKATESPAAEFCLVEDVAVHFACLMDRLNEQRLLRPDLCDVDLVLVRPQAVFPAHKGVLAACSPFFLSLFTQNKQLQRVELSLEALTAQGLEQVLSFIYTSRLQVHAGNVQAVLSAAALLQVNDVAASCQDLLSSRALRLAPPAATPAMALAPPTPDGGPGPFYCEIKQEADPPPPPPPKIYAREGPGPYSVRVEDRVGGAAPRPPPHERYKEEEDGGGGGGPGAACKLEGGGPVGPEEEAEEGGPDGRAAFNREQQIIVEVNLNNQTLHVSKGSEGKPPAPAGQDAAGLGREDGLGAARDGEGDEENDEDDREEEEEEEEEEAGEEEEEEEAAEEEEEEEEEEEESTEEEEEEQAAAVGEEQAEPRRGAPRAGAGSSMATRSRTQAPAGAPGAQGRRGRQRKKEPRRPPPPDGPGPKVRLEEKQRYPCKKCPRVFNNRWYLEKHMTVTHSRMQICDKCGKRFLLESELLLHRQTDCEKHIQCVTCGKAFKKLWSLHEHNKIVHGYAEKKFSCEICEKKFYTMAHVRKHMVAHTKDMPFTCETCGKSFKRSMSLKVHSLQHSGEKPFRCENCNERFQYKYQLRSHMSIHIGHKQFMCQWCGKDFNMKQYFDEHMKTHTGEKPYICEICGKSFTSRPNMKRHRRTHTGEKPYPCDVCGQRFRFSNMLKAHKEKCFRVSHPVTSDPPADGHGPPSGLPPPAPPPPQQL, encoded by the exons ATG CTGATAGTTGAAAAGGCGACTGAGTCCCCCGCGGCCGAGTTCTGTCTGGTGGAGGACGTGGCCGTGCACTTCGCCTGTTTGATGGACAGGCTGAACGAGCAGCGGCTGCTCCGTCCCGACCTGTGCGACGTGGACCTCGTCCTGGTCCGGCCCCAGGCcgtcttccccgcccacaagggggTCCTGGCCGCCTGCAGCCCCTTCTTCCTGTCCCTGTTCACCCAGAACAAGCAGCTGCAGCGGGTGGAGCTGTCGCTGGAAGCGCTCACGGCACAGGGGCTGGAGCAGGTCCTCAGCTTCATCTACACGTCCCGGCTGCAGGTGCACGCGGGCAACGTGCAGGCCGTGCTCAGCGCCGCCGCCCTGCTGCAGGTCAACGACGTGGCTGCCTCCTGCCAGGACCTGCTGAGCAGCCGCGCCCTCCGCCTGGCGCCCCCCGCCGCGACCCCCGCCATGGCCctggcgccccccacccccgacggcggccccggccccttctACTGCGAGATCAAGCAGGAGGCcgacccgcccccgccgcccccgcccaagATCTACGCccgggaggggcccggccccTACTCGGTGCGCGTGGAGGACCGGGTCGGGGGTGCCGCCCCGAGGCCCCCGCCCCACGAGCgctacaaggaggaggaggatggtggcggGGGCGGAGGGCCTGGCGCGGCCTGCAAGCTGGAGGGCGGCGGGCCGGTGGGcccagaggaggaggcggaggaggggggcccGGACGGTCGGGCGGCCTTCAACCGGGAGCAGCAGATCATCGTGGAGGTGAACCTCAACAACCAGACCCTCCACGTCTCCAAGGGGTCCGAGGggaagcccccggccccggccggccaggacgccgccgggctgggccgggaggaCGGCCTCGGGGCcgcccgggacggggagggggacgaggagaatGACGAAGATgaccgagaggaggaggaggaggaggaggaggaggaggcaggggaggaggaggaggaagaggaggccgcagaagaagaggaggaggaggaggaggaagaggaagagtcgacagaggaggaggaggaggagcaggcggcCGCTGTTGGGGAGGAGCAAGCAGAGCCGCGGCGGGGGGCGccccgggcaggggccgggtccaGCATGGCCACCCGATCTCGGACCCAGGccccggcgggggccccgggggcacaGGGCCGGAGGGGCCGCCAGCGCAAGAAGGAGCCAcggcggcccccgccgccggaCGGGCCGGGCCCCAAGGtgaggctggaggagaagcagcgctaCCCGTGCAAGAAGTGCCCGCGCGTCTTCAACAACCGCTGGTACCTGGAGAAGCACATGACCGTCACGCACAGCCGCATGCAGATCTGTGACAAGTGCGGGAAGCGCTTCCTGCTGGAGAGCGAGCTGCTGCTGCACCGCCAGACCGACTGCGAGAAACACATCCAG TGCGTCACTTGCGGCAAAGCCTTCAAGAAGCTGTGGTCCCTCCACGAGCACAACAAGATCGTCCACGGCTACGCCGAGAAGAAGTTCTCCTGCGAGATCTGCGAGAAGAAATTCTACACGATGGCGCACGTGCGGAAGCACATGGTCG CTCACACCAAGGACATGCCGTTCACCTGTGAGACCTGCGGGAAGTCCTTCAAGCGCAGCATGTCGCTCAAAGTGCACTCTCTGCAGCACTCGGGGGAGAAGCCTTTCAGATGCGAG AACTGCAATGAGCGATTCCAGTACAAATACCAGCTGCGTTCACACATGAGCATCCACATCGGCCATAAGCAGTTCATGTGTCAGTGGTGCGGCAAGGACTTCAACATGAAGCAGTACTTCGACGAGCATATGAAGACGCACACAG GGGAGAAGCCGTACATCTGTGAGATCTGCGGCAAGAGCTTCACCAGCCGGCCCAACATGAAGAGGCATCGGCGCACGCACACCGGCGAGAAGCCCTACCCCTGCGACGTCTGCGGCCAGCGCTTCCGCTTCTCCAACATGCTCAAGGCCCACAAGGAGAAGTGCTTCCGGGTCAGCCACCCTGTGACCTCGGACCCCCCCGCCGACGGCCACGGCCCCCCTTCCGGCCTgccaccgcccgcccccccacctccgcagcagctg
- the KLHL40 gene encoding kelch-like protein 40 — MAQPGEQAEELRLYQQTLLQDGLKDMLDHGKFLDCVLKVGEREFPCHRLVLAACSPYFRARFLAEPGGPGGPSEVRLEEEAAVEPDVLARILHYIYTSELEVTEANVRAVFSAAHLLQIPSVFTICVSFLQKRLSLSNCLAVLRLGLMLDCARLAVAARDFVCDRFPLVARDPEFARLGPDELIAVISSDGLNVDREEAVFEAVMRWAEAAGAAEGEREGRRLALPVVMDSVRLRLVDRGYLESAVERHRLVRASPDLLKKVQMVKDAHDGKLTVLKKKKKKKEEEEEEEKDKKKDVATTRKKPQPQEGGEPEEEEEEEEERMIPGVLNDTLRFGMFLQDLIFMVSDAGAVAYDPAANECYCASLSTQIPKNHVSLVTRENQIFVAGGLYFNEDNKEEPMSSYFLQFDYLDSDWLGMPPVPSPRCLFGLGDAENSIFVVGGKELKEGERTLDSVLCYDRLSFKWGEADPLPYAVYGHAVVSHMDLVYVIGGKASDKKCLNKMYVYDPKKFEWRPLAPLQTARSLFGATLHDGKIYVAAGVTDTGLTSSVEVYNIASDKWESFPAFPQERSSLSLVSLAGTLFAVGGFATLETESGELVPTELNDIWRYDEEEKKWQGVLREIPYAAGATFLPVRLNVLRLSKM; from the exons atGGCGCAGCCAGGGGAGCAGGCGGAGGAGCTGCGGTTGTACCAGCAGACGCTGCTGCAGGACGGCCTCAAAGACATGCTGGACCACGGCAAGTTCCTGGACTGCGTCCTGAAGGTGGGCGAGCGGGAGTTCCCCTGCCACCGGCTGGTCCTGGCCGCCTGCAGCCCCTACTTCCGCGCCCGCTTCCTGGCcgagccgggcgggccgggcgggccctCGGAGGTccgcctggaggaggaggcggcggtggAGCCCGACGTCCTGGCCCGCATCCTGCACTACATCTACACGTCCGAGCtggaggtgaccgaggccaaCGTGCGGGCCGTGTTCTCGGCCGCCCACCTGCTGCAGATCCCGTCGGTCTTCACCATCTGCGTGTCCTTCCTGCAGAAGCGGCTGAGCCTGAGCAACTGCCTGGCCGTGCTGCGGCTGGGCCTCATGCTGGACTGCGCCCGGCTGGCCGTGGCCGCCCGCGACTTCGTCTGCGACCGCTTCCCGCTGGTGGCCCGCGACCCCGAGTTCGCCCGGCTCGGCCCGGACGAGCTCATCGCCGTCATCTCCAGCGACGGGCTCAACGTGGACCGGGAGGAGGCCGTCTTCGAGGCGGTGATGCGCTGGgccgaggcggcgggggcggccgagggCGAGCGGGAGGGCCGGCGGCTGGCCCTGCCCGTCGTCATGGACAGCGTGCGGCTCCGTCTGGTGGACCGGGGCTACTTGGAGAGCGCCGTCGAGCGACACCGCCTGGTGCGCGCCAGCCCGGACCTGCTCAAGAAGGTCCAGATGGTCAAGGACGCGCACGACGGCAAGCTGACCGTgctcaagaagaagaagaagaagaaggaggaggaggaggaggaggagaaggacaagaagAAGGACGTCGCCACGACCCGCAAGAAGCCGCAGCCGCAGGAGGGAGgcgagccggaggaggaggaggaggaggaggaggagaggatgatcCCGGGGGTCCTGAACGACACCCTCCGCTTCGGCATGTTTCTCCAAGACCTGATCTTCATGGTGAGCGACGCGGGCGCCGTGGCCTACGACCCGGCCGCCAACGAGTGCTACTGCGCCTCGCTGTCCACGCAGATCCCCAAGAACCACGTCAGCTTGGTCACCCGCGAGAACCAGATCTTCGTGGCCGGGGGGCTCTACTTCAACGAGGACAACAAGGAGGAACCCATGAGCTCCTACTTTCTCCAg TTTGACTACCTGGACTCGGACTGGCTGGGGATGCCCCCCGTGCCCTCCCCCCGCTGCCTCTTCGGCCTGGGCGACGCGGAGAACTCCATCTtcgtggtgggagggaaggagctcaAAGAGGGAGAGCGCACCCTGGACTCGGTGCTCTGCTACGACCGCCT GTCGTTCAAATGGGGCGAGGCTGACCCCCTCCCCTACGCCGTGTACGGCCACGCCGTGGTATCCCACATGGACCTCGTCTACGTCATCGGCGGCAAGGCCAGCGACAA gaAGTGCCTGAACAAGATGTACGTCTACGACCCCAAGAAGTTCGAGTGGCGACCTCTGGCCCCCCTGCAGACGGCCCGCTCCCTGTTCGGCGCCACCCTCCACGACGGCAAGATCTACGTGGCCGCCGGGGTCACCGACACGGGGCTGACCAGCTCGGTGGAAGTATACAACATCGCGTCCGACAA GTGGGAGTCGTTCCCGGCGTTCCCGCAGGAGCGCAGCTCTCTCAGCCTGGTCAGCCTGGCCGGGACCCTGTTCGCCGTGGGCGGCTTCGCCACCCTGGAGACCGAGTCCGGGGAGCTGGTGCCCACCGAGTTGAACGACATCTGGAG GTACGAcgaggaagagaagaaatggcAGGGCGTCCTGCGAGAAATCCCCTACGCTGCGGGGGCCACCTTTCTGCCTGTTCGCCTCAACGTCCTGCGGCTCTCCAAGATGTGA